In Massilia violaceinigra, one DNA window encodes the following:
- a CDS encoding group I truncated hemoglobin, which produces MKTLTRLFCIGTLALASGCAHRPATDDTTYQGLGGQSGIKKIVDTFVPMIMADARIKESFRDTDLKNLSMRLEEQFCELAGGPCKYKGKDMKEIHDGLNITNAQFNALAEDLQAAMDKNGIAPAVQNKLVARLAPMQKEIVTK; this is translated from the coding sequence ATGAAAACGCTGACTCGGCTTTTTTGCATTGGCACGCTGGCGCTGGCCAGCGGCTGCGCGCACCGCCCGGCCACCGACGACACGACGTACCAGGGGCTGGGCGGCCAGAGCGGGATCAAGAAGATCGTGGACACTTTCGTACCGATGATCATGGCCGATGCGCGCATCAAGGAATCGTTCAGGGATACCGACCTGAAGAATTTGTCGATGCGGCTGGAAGAGCAGTTCTGCGAACTTGCCGGCGGCCCGTGCAAGTACAAGGGCAAGGACATGAAGGAGATCCATGACGGCCTGAACATCACCAATGCGCAGTTCAATGCACTGGCCGAGGACTTGCAGGCAGCGATGGACAAGAACGGCATCGCGCCGGCGGTGCAGAACAAGCTGGTGGCCAGGCTGGCGCCGATGCAGAAGGAGATTGTGACGAAGTGA